Proteins from a genomic interval of Dama dama isolate Ldn47 chromosome 1, ASM3311817v1, whole genome shotgun sequence:
- the LOC133056753 gene encoding olfactory receptor 5AN1-like has product MIGGGNITEITYFILLGFSDFPRIIAVLFAVFLVIYILTLTCNLSLIILIGIDSHLHTPMYFFLSNLSFMDICYVTATAPKMLYNFFQERQTITFVGCVVQYFVFSTMGLSESCLMTAMAYDRYAAICNPLLYSSIMSPALCGQMVLGSYMAGLSASISQLCFMLQFQFCGPNVINHFFCDMPQLLVLSCTNTFSVQLFTALLTMIFGIINVSVIMISYVYIVISILKITSVKGRSKAFNTCASHLTAVSLFYTSGMFVYLSSSSGGSSSFDRFASVFYTVMIPMLNPLIYSLRNKEIKDALKRLQKKSGCC; this is encoded by the coding sequence ATGATTGGAGGAGGCAATATCACAGAGATCACTTATTTTATCCTCTTGGGATTCTCAGATTTTCCCAGAATCATCGCAGTACTTTTTGCTGTATTCCTGGTGATATACATTTTGACCCTGACGTGTAACCTGTCGCTCATCATCTTAATAGGAATagactcccacctccacacccccatgtacttcttcctcagtaACCTGTCCTTCATGGATATCTGCTACGTGACTGCCACAGCCCCCAAGATGCTCTACAACTTCTTCCAGGAGCGGCAAACTATCACCTTTGTGGGCTGTGTTGTTCAGTACTTTGTATTTTCCACCATGGGGCTGAGTGAGTCTTGCCTCATGACCGCAATGGCTTATGACCGATATGCTGCCATTTGTAACCCACTCCTCTATTCCTCAATCATGTCGCCTGCTCTCTGTGGTCAGATGGTGCTGGGATCCTACATGGCTGGACTGTCTGCTTCTATATCCCAATTGTGTTTCATGTTGCAGTTCCAGTTCTGTGGGCCTAATGTCATCaaccacttcttctgtgacatGCCCCAGCTGTTAGTTCTGTCTTGCACCAACACGTTCTCTGTACAACTCTTCACTGCTCTATTGACAATGATCTTTGGGATAATAAATGTTTCTGTTATCATGATATCCTATGTCTACATTGTCATCTCCATCCTGAAGATCACTTCAGTGAAAGGCAGATCCAAAGCTTTCAACACCTGTGCTTCCCACCTGACGGCAGTGAGCCTCTTCTACACCTCAGGGATGTTTGTCTATTTAAGCTCCAGCTCTGGCGGTTCCTCCAGCTTTGACAGATTTGCATCGGTCTTCTACACCGTGATGATTCCCATGTTGAATCCTTTGATTTACAGTCtgagaaacaaagaaatcaaagatgcctTGAAGAGGTTGCAAAAGAAGAGCGGGTGTTGCTGA
- the LOC133056762 gene encoding olfactory receptor 5AN1-like has protein sequence MIEGGNITKTMHFILLGFSDFPRIIVALFVLFLVIYVLTVTWNLSLLILIRMDSHLHTPMYFFLSNLSFIDICYVTSTAPKMLYDFFQERKMITYVGCVVQYFVFSTMGLSESCLMTAMAYDRYAAICNPLLYSSIMSPALCGRMALGSYLAGLSGSMSQLCAMLQLHFCGPNVINHFFCDMPQLLVLSCTDTFFAQLFTTISTIIFGIINALVIMISYVYIVISIMKITTASGRSKAFNTCVSHLTAVTLFYISSTFVYLSSTSGGSSSFDRFASVFYTVMIPMLNPLIYSLRNKEIKDALKRLQKKRMCC, from the coding sequence ATGATTGAGGGAGGAAATATTACAAAGACCATGCATTTTATCCTTTTGGGTTTCTCAGATTTTCCCAGAATCATAGTAGCGCTCTTTGTCCTATTCCTGGTGATATACGTTTTGACCGTGACATGGAACCTGTCCCTCCTCATCTTAATAAGAATGgactcccacctccacacccccatgtacttcttcctcagtaACCTGTCCTTCATAGACATCTGCTATGTGACCTCCACAGCCCCTAAGATGCTCTACGACTTCTTTCAGGAGCGGAAAATGATCACCTACGTGGGTTGTGTTGTTCAGTACTTTGTATTTTCCACCATGGGGCTGAGTGAGTCTTGCCTCATGACCGCCATGGCTTATGACCGATATGCTGCCATTTGTAACCCACTCCTCTATTCCTCAATCATGTCGCCCGCTCTCTGCGGTCGGATGGCGCTGGGCTCCTACTTGGCTGGACTCTCTGGCTCTATGTCCCAATTGTGTGCAATGCTCCAGCTCCACTTCTGTGGGCCTAATGTCATCaaccacttcttctgtgacatGCCCCAGCTGTTAGTTCTGTCCTGCACTGACACTTTCTTTGCACAACTCTTCACTACCATATCAACAATAATCTTTGGGATAATAAATGCCTTAGTTATCATGATATCCTATGTCTACATTGTCATCTCCATCATGAAGATCACGACAGCAAGCGGCAGGTCCAAGGCTTTCAACACCTGTGTTTCCCACCTGACAGCAGTCACTCTCTTTTATATCTCAAGTACCTTTGTCTATTTGAGTTCCACCTCTGGTGGTTCCTCCAGCTTTGACAGATTTGCATCAGTCTTCTACACGGTGATGATTCCCATGTTGAATCCCTTGATTTACAGTCtgagaaacaaagaaatcaaagatgcctTGAAAAGGTTGCAGAAGAAGAGAATGTGTTGCTGA